A portion of the Clostridiales bacterium genome contains these proteins:
- the dnaB gene encoding replicative DNA helicase → MSESARTLAVATPFSKLIPPHNVEAEQAVLGSTFLSSEAVEVVLSLLSARDFYRPAHQRIFEAVEYLHTRAVPIDQLSVADRLETAGMLEAAGGKAYLLDITGVVPTAANALRYAEIVQRTAMLRELIAAAGKVTALGYEAPDDMKEVVQEAEALIFAVTNKRISNNFRDIEDLLKRSFSQLEELFERKEHITGVPSGFRDLDKLLAGMHRGDLIILAARPSVGKTAFALNIAVNAAKAGASVALFSLEMSAEQLIQRVLCSEARINSQDVRTGRIKDHDWVNIHRAMGTLAELEIYVDDTPSISILEVRAKARRQLRNAKNGLVIVDYLQLMQPNHRRSENRQTEIAEISRGLKILAKELNVPVLALSQLSRAVEQRANKRPQLSDLRESGAIEQDADVVMFIDRNTDPRADDDDDRPGKGMAEIVVAKHRNGPTDTVRLVFHEPYTRFIDYTDHV, encoded by the coding sequence GTGAGCGAATCAGCTCGCACGCTTGCGGTCGCGACGCCGTTCTCAAAACTCATTCCGCCCCACAACGTAGAGGCTGAGCAGGCGGTTTTAGGATCGACGTTTCTCTCTTCCGAGGCGGTCGAGGTGGTGCTTTCACTGCTTTCGGCGCGCGACTTCTACCGTCCTGCCCACCAACGTATCTTCGAGGCTGTAGAGTACTTGCACACGAGGGCGGTTCCGATCGATCAGCTGAGTGTTGCTGACCGGCTTGAGACCGCAGGGATGCTCGAGGCGGCAGGGGGCAAGGCGTACCTGCTTGACATCACCGGCGTGGTGCCTACCGCAGCGAACGCTCTGCGCTACGCTGAGATAGTCCAGCGAACGGCGATGCTGCGCGAGCTCATCGCGGCCGCGGGCAAGGTCACCGCGCTTGGCTATGAGGCGCCTGACGATATGAAGGAGGTCGTCCAGGAGGCCGAGGCGCTCATTTTCGCTGTGACCAACAAGCGGATATCTAACAACTTCCGGGACATCGAAGATCTACTGAAGAGGTCGTTCAGTCAACTTGAGGAGTTGTTCGAGCGCAAGGAGCACATCACCGGCGTGCCAAGCGGTTTCAGGGATCTCGACAAGTTGCTGGCTGGCATGCACCGGGGAGATCTGATCATCCTGGCAGCGCGCCCCTCAGTGGGCAAGACGGCGTTTGCTCTCAACATCGCAGTCAACGCGGCCAAAGCGGGGGCGAGTGTAGCGTTGTTCTCACTCGAGATGAGCGCCGAGCAGCTCATTCAGCGCGTTTTGTGTTCTGAGGCGCGGATTAACTCGCAAGACGTCCGCACAGGCCGGATAAAGGACCACGATTGGGTCAATATCCATCGTGCGATGGGCACCCTTGCCGAGCTTGAGATCTACGTTGACGACACGCCTTCGATCTCGATTCTGGAAGTGCGCGCAAAAGCGAGGCGTCAGCTTCGTAACGCGAAGAACGGACTCGTCATCGTTGACTACCTCCAACTCATGCAACCCAATCATCGCAGGTCGGAGAATCGGCAGACTGAGATCGCCGAGATATCCCGCGGCCTCAAGATCCTGGCCAAGGAGCTGAACGTTCCCGTGCTCGCGCTGTCGCAGCTTTCTCGCGCCGTCGAACAGCGGGCAAACAAGCGCCCGCAACTGTCGGACCTTAGGGAGTCGGGGGCTATCGAGCAAGACGCTGACGTGGTCATGTTCATTGATCGCAACACTGATCCGCGTGCAGACGATGATGACGATCGGCCGGGGAAAGGCATGGCCGAGATTGTCGTGGCAAAGCATCGTAATGGACCTACTGATACGGTCAGACTCGTCTTCCACGAGCCCTACACCAGGTTCATCGACTACACGGATCACGTGTAG
- the rplI gene encoding 50S ribosomal protein L9 yields MKVILTQEIKGKGGEGDVVDVARGYAVNYLLPRKLAIEATPGNLKQLAARKGNILAREESRFAEARSVAAALDAKKVTIEAKAGEEGRLFGSITTQMIEDAITGQLATKVDRRKMDVHGHIKQLGTYTVTVQIYRDVKAEVLVEVIAEGAPVAQKRIAEPPAEEAVSEAPIEASDAEVAEAETDSAGITDSGEESGT; encoded by the coding sequence ATGAAGGTCATCCTGACGCAAGAGATCAAGGGGAAAGGTGGCGAGGGTGACGTCGTCGATGTCGCCCGTGGCTACGCTGTCAACTACCTGCTGCCTCGTAAGCTCGCTATCGAGGCGACCCCCGGCAATCTCAAGCAGCTTGCCGCGCGCAAGGGCAACATCCTCGCGCGGGAAGAGTCGCGTTTCGCGGAGGCCCGCTCGGTCGCCGCGGCTCTCGACGCAAAGAAGGTCACAATCGAGGCGAAGGCGGGTGAGGAGGGCCGGTTGTTCGGTTCCATCACGACGCAGATGATTGAAGATGCGATTACCGGGCAACTCGCGACGAAAGTCGACCGGCGCAAAATGGACGTGCACGGCCACATCAAGCAGCTCGGCACCTATACGGTCACGGTTCAGATCTACCGTGACGTAAAGGCCGAAGTGCTTGTTGAGGTCATCGCCGAGGGCGCACCGGTCGCTCAGAAGCGTATAGCTGAGCCTCCTGCCGAGGAGGCCGTGAGCGAAGCGCCGATTGAAGCCAGTGACGCCGAGGTGGCCGAAGCCGAGACGGATTCTGCTGGAATCACTGATTCCGGCGAGGAGAGCGGAACCTGA
- a CDS encoding DUF2232 domain-containing protein, whose product MTSTVHTRDTVMLIATVAIGGVVAPVFAFVGVPLAAAGLAGLLWTGRNRSAAIAAGLAVATGAFAAPVYAVMLAPVFAALYFAIAQMKVRSALGMVAGLTLVVGVAALAADIARAWQAGTTLLLLRTEIVNDALALTAGNVMVDVEGVFGLGRPELVELLVALWPADYFTAAILTATAAVMTAGWAAARAGAEVKRLPGLAELDVSPHVLWAFIAGLMLLAANRVTGDAANWTFAAGLNLLIMVRLPLLAQGLGVAAALYRRIGVGRFGRVSGLGLLVVVEALIPVVSMLGLVDLFANFRKLPREDAPDDGARERQDPE is encoded by the coding sequence GTGACCTCGACCGTGCACACGCGTGACACGGTGATGCTTATCGCGACCGTAGCGATAGGCGGGGTTGTCGCGCCGGTGTTCGCGTTCGTGGGGGTGCCGTTGGCGGCTGCGGGACTGGCGGGACTGCTCTGGACCGGGCGCAACAGGTCGGCGGCGATTGCCGCCGGACTTGCGGTCGCCACCGGAGCGTTCGCCGCCCCGGTCTATGCCGTCATGCTCGCACCTGTGTTCGCGGCGCTGTATTTTGCGATCGCGCAGATGAAGGTGCGCTCCGCGCTTGGGATGGTCGCGGGATTGACGCTAGTTGTTGGAGTCGCCGCCCTCGCGGCGGATATCGCGCGCGCGTGGCAGGCTGGGACGACACTGCTTCTCCTGCGCACCGAGATCGTGAACGACGCGCTCGCGCTTACCGCCGGGAACGTGATGGTAGATGTGGAGGGCGTGTTCGGTCTAGGCAGACCTGAGCTTGTGGAACTCCTTGTGGCGCTCTGGCCAGCGGACTATTTCACCGCAGCCATCCTCACGGCCACCGCGGCTGTCATGACAGCGGGCTGGGCGGCCGCGCGAGCGGGGGCGGAAGTGAAGCGCCTTCCGGGCTTGGCGGAACTCGACGTGAGCCCCCACGTGCTATGGGCGTTCATTGCGGGCCTGATGCTGCTCGCGGCGAACAGGGTGACGGGTGATGCGGCAAACTGGACGTTTGCCGCCGGCCTGAACCTGCTCATCATGGTAAGACTCCCGCTCCTGGCGCAGGGGCTGGGGGTTGCTGCCGCCCTCTACCGCCGGATAGGTGTGGGACGGTTCGGGCGTGTCAGCGGCCTCGGTCTACTAGTGGTTGTCGAGGCGCTCATTCCTGTTGTGAGCATGCTGGGACTAGTCGACCTGTTCGCGAACTTTCGCAAGCTGCCTAGGGAAGACGCACCGGATGACGGAGCCAGGGAACGACAAGATCCGGAGTAG
- the rpsR gene encoding 30S ribosomal protein S18, producing MRVSDYARRPRRKYCAFCKDKTGYIDYKDVQMLRKFMTDRGKIKPRRVTGNCAQHQHQLSMAVKRAREMALVPYAVPVISGKIDGRRGR from the coding sequence ATGAGAGTGTCCGATTACGCACGCAGACCGCGGCGCAAGTACTGCGCGTTCTGCAAAGACAAGACCGGGTACATCGATTACAAAGACGTCCAGATGTTGCGCAAGTTCATGACTGATCGCGGCAAGATCAAGCCGCGGCGTGTCACAGGGAACTGCGCCCAACACCAGCACCAGCTGTCCATGGCGGTCAAGCGCGCTCGCGAGATGGCGCTCGTTCCATATGCCGTGCCGGTCATCAGTGGCAAAATTGACGGGCGGCGCGGTCGGTGA
- the ssb gene encoding single-stranded DNA-binding protein, protein MSINRVVISGNLTRDPELRSTPGGMAVLNLGVAVNDRRKNQQTGEWEDYPNFIDCVMFGSRAEAVAKYLAKGTKVAIEGKLRYRSWENQQGEKRSKVEVAVDDLEFMSSRDSASAGSRQAYDAGPAPDLPSDDEIPF, encoded by the coding sequence ATGAGCATCAATAGGGTCGTCATTAGCGGGAACCTCACTCGCGACCCAGAGTTGCGTTCGACACCTGGAGGGATGGCCGTGTTGAACCTGGGCGTGGCCGTGAACGACAGGCGCAAGAATCAGCAGACGGGCGAGTGGGAGGACTATCCCAACTTCATCGACTGCGTGATGTTCGGTTCTAGGGCCGAGGCTGTAGCGAAGTATTTGGCCAAAGGGACAAAGGTGGCGATCGAAGGAAAGCTTCGCTATCGCAGCTGGGAGAATCAGCAGGGAGAGAAACGCTCGAAGGTCGAGGTAGCAGTCGACGACCTGGAGTTCATGTCGTCGAGAGACTCCGCCTCCGCTGGTTCAAGGCAGGCGTACGATGCCGGCCCAGCGCCGGATCTGCCCTCAGACGACGAGATTCCGTTCTAA
- a CDS encoding 30S ribosomal protein S6, with the protein MKAYEMLLLLDPRLEDDAREGVVEKAQGLVTADGGVVDNVDLWGKRRLAFEVDDNAEGDYVLIDFHTSPAAIAEIDRVLHITDPVLRYMILRREDRE; encoded by the coding sequence ATGAAGGCTTACGAAATGCTGCTTTTGCTGGATCCGCGTCTCGAGGACGACGCCCGTGAGGGGGTCGTCGAGAAGGCGCAGGGTCTCGTCACCGCCGACGGCGGGGTCGTCGACAACGTCGATCTATGGGGCAAGCGCCGTCTCGCGTTCGAGGTTGACGACAACGCGGAGGGTGACTATGTGCTCATCGACTTTCACACGTCCCCCGCCGCGATCGCTGAGATCGATCGCGTGCTGCACATCACCGACCCGGTACTCCGGTACATGATCCTCCGACGCGAAGATCGCGAGTAG
- a CDS encoding peptidoglycan DD-metalloendopeptidase family protein gives MKRFVVLLMVLVSCAWVAAPAMAAQVSEGWPLEGPAEVLLGFGASYQSESGQALTHRGIDLAAPAGASIYAARAGTVTFAGRIPAGEGATMLAVTIESEGFRLTYLPLAEVSVKTGNRVETGGMLGMLAATGDRSTPVAHLHVGARIGDLYVDPMKYLASPVAQTPSSPEPVTAPERAAETVPAPASTPHSAQSPSGAQITAPAAVSSGAAGGAFIPDTRIVEGPHTVSGTIVPHVAPEAAPAAPVVRPATPSNSGVPQVHIGARANHLAVADKPIPPVPGVATRVPASASVPAYRTKSADGSDSAAPNAVSALVRRGLLTAFGLALGLGMLWPIWRGGAAARSANDVAPEDVAAVVVR, from the coding sequence GTGAAGCGGTTCGTTGTCTTACTGATGGTGCTTGTGTCATGCGCGTGGGTGGCTGCTCCCGCGATGGCCGCTCAGGTCTCTGAGGGATGGCCACTCGAGGGGCCAGCGGAGGTGCTGCTCGGCTTCGGCGCCTCGTACCAAAGCGAGAGCGGTCAGGCGCTCACGCACCGCGGTATCGACCTCGCAGCTCCTGCGGGAGCGAGTATTTATGCCGCACGCGCGGGTACGGTGACGTTTGCTGGCCGGATTCCAGCCGGCGAAGGGGCGACCATGCTCGCGGTCACTATCGAGTCAGAAGGATTCCGGCTCACCTATCTGCCGCTCGCGGAGGTCTCGGTCAAGACCGGCAACCGTGTGGAGACTGGGGGCATGCTTGGAATGCTGGCCGCGACGGGCGATCGCTCGACGCCTGTCGCGCACCTTCACGTCGGGGCGCGGATCGGCGATCTTTATGTGGACCCGATGAAGTATCTTGCTTCGCCGGTTGCGCAGACGCCATCAAGCCCAGAGCCCGTCACGGCTCCAGAACGCGCCGCCGAGACGGTCCCTGCCCCCGCTTCGACGCCCCACTCGGCGCAATCTCCTTCGGGTGCCCAAATCACCGCACCGGCCGCTGTGTCATCCGGAGCGGCTGGGGGCGCCTTCATCCCGGACACGCGTATCGTGGAGGGCCCACACACCGTGAGCGGCACGATTGTCCCGCACGTGGCTCCAGAGGCGGCACCGGCCGCTCCGGTTGTTCGCCCTGCGACGCCTTCAAACTCCGGAGTGCCGCAGGTCCACATTGGCGCGCGTGCGAACCACCTGGCTGTGGCAGATAAACCGATCCCGCCGGTGCCGGGGGTGGCGACGCGAGTCCCGGCGAGTGCGTCTGTCCCCGCGTACCGGACCAAATCAGCCGACGGATCGGACTCTGCGGCTCCCAATGCTGTTAGCGCACTCGTCCGGCGCGGGCTTCTCACGGCGTTCGGGCTCGCGCTTGGTCTCGGAATGCTGTGGCCGATCTGGCGTGGTGGCGCTGCTGCACGCAGCGCAAACGACGTCGCACCTGAGGATGTTGCGGCAGTGGTGGTCCGATGA
- a CDS encoding TrkA family potassium uptake protein codes for MYIVINGGGKVAAYLARTMLNAGHDVAIIEKRAEIVERLVAELPRHALIIHGDGCDSLFQEDAGTGRADVFVASTGDDDDNLVACQLAKVAFAVPRAIARVNNPKNEHIFNKLGIEAISSTTIISRMIEEEATVGDIRTLIALRKGNMAIVEIELPTDQCVVCGKRIADLNLPAECVLVAIVRGEDEVVTVRGDTELQPGDTIIAFTAVERERELKRVLTGK; via the coding sequence ATGTACATCGTCATCAACGGTGGCGGAAAGGTCGCTGCCTACCTTGCCCGGACAATGCTTAACGCTGGCCACGATGTGGCGATCATCGAGAAGCGAGCCGAGATCGTCGAGCGGCTTGTCGCGGAGCTTCCCAGACACGCGCTCATAATCCACGGCGACGGTTGCGATTCGTTGTTTCAGGAGGATGCTGGAACCGGGCGCGCCGATGTCTTCGTCGCGTCCACAGGCGACGACGACGACAACTTGGTCGCTTGTCAGCTCGCGAAGGTCGCATTTGCTGTGCCGCGCGCGATCGCCCGAGTCAACAACCCAAAAAACGAGCACATCTTCAACAAGCTTGGGATCGAGGCAATTTCCTCGACCACAATTATCTCTCGCATGATTGAGGAGGAGGCGACGGTCGGCGATATCCGCACGCTTATCGCGCTGCGTAAGGGCAACATGGCGATCGTCGAGATCGAGTTGCCAACCGACCAGTGTGTCGTATGCGGAAAGCGGATCGCCGATTTGAACCTGCCAGCAGAGTGCGTTCTCGTTGCAATAGTACGCGGCGAGGATGAGGTGGTGACAGTTCGCGGCGACACGGAACTGCAGCCAGGCGACACGATCATAGCGTTCACCGCGGTTGAGCGGGAACGGGAGCTCAAGCGGGTGCTAACGGGGAAGTAG
- a CDS encoding TrkA family potassium uptake protein codes for MNVVVVGCGRVGSQLGTLLSVEGHNVVVIDRDAEAFKRLGTAFNGVTIKGLGFDEEVLEEAGIRAADAFAAVTNLDNTNLMAAEVARKIFGVPHVVARLYNPMRERTYQQLGLDYVCGTTLVAETLLDKMRSGHGHHVTQLGDVELVQFKASGEVEGKRVEEVEIVRRFRISAVARGDEMFVPEPEAILHEGDIIVAAVKDEVYAKVERYMAEE; via the coding sequence ATGAACGTGGTCGTCGTCGGATGTGGACGCGTAGGCTCCCAACTCGGCACCCTGCTTTCCGTCGAAGGGCACAACGTTGTCGTCATCGACCGTGATGCGGAGGCGTTCAAGAGGCTCGGTACGGCGTTTAACGGGGTCACGATCAAGGGGCTCGGCTTCGATGAAGAGGTCTTAGAGGAAGCGGGCATTCGCGCAGCCGACGCGTTCGCGGCGGTGACCAACCTCGACAACACCAATCTCATGGCCGCCGAAGTCGCTCGCAAGATATTCGGCGTGCCTCACGTGGTTGCTCGGCTCTACAACCCGATGCGGGAGCGCACGTATCAACAGCTCGGTCTCGACTACGTGTGTGGCACCACGCTCGTCGCCGAGACGCTCCTCGATAAGATGCGCTCTGGGCACGGTCACCACGTCACGCAACTCGGCGACGTTGAACTCGTCCAGTTCAAGGCGTCCGGCGAGGTCGAGGGCAAGCGTGTCGAAGAAGTTGAGATCGTGCGACGTTTCCGCATCTCCGCGGTCGCGCGTGGCGACGAGATGTTCGTGCCCGAGCCCGAGGCTATCCTTCACGAGGGCGACATCATCGTGGCGGCCGTGAAGGATGAGGTCTACGCCAAGGTCGAGCGATACATGGCCGAGGAGTGA
- a CDS encoding DUF1461 domain-containing protein encodes MVTRALGFAAGAAGAVGAFAFVLAVLGVSLHVLLVPAYTRVLVLAVGAPELAGLPSEETLVLAEQVRAHVAGEPNVELPGTLPDGRAAFGERAVAHLDDVRDVIARARLAMWVAIAIAVAWVTWGLTGLQARRMRALARSMRWAALALAGPLGVAALAMIADFDRAFTIFHALFFEGDTWLFPLGELLIELFPLPFWIVSGASWGALVALGAVILGVTARQVRARVGTGDASQV; translated from the coding sequence ATGGTGACGCGAGCTCTCGGATTCGCTGCGGGCGCTGCGGGCGCGGTGGGCGCTTTTGCTTTCGTACTTGCTGTCCTCGGCGTCTCGCTCCATGTGCTGCTCGTGCCCGCCTACACTCGGGTTCTCGTGCTCGCGGTCGGTGCGCCTGAGCTTGCCGGCCTCCCTTCAGAAGAGACACTCGTGTTAGCCGAGCAGGTCCGGGCCCACGTGGCCGGTGAGCCAAACGTCGAGTTGCCCGGTACGCTTCCCGACGGGCGGGCGGCGTTCGGCGAGCGAGCGGTCGCTCATCTCGACGATGTACGCGACGTGATTGCACGCGCCCGGTTGGCTATGTGGGTCGCGATCGCGATCGCGGTGGCGTGGGTAACGTGGGGACTCACGGGCCTGCAGGCGCGCCGCATGCGTGCTCTGGCGCGCTCGATGAGGTGGGCCGCTCTCGCGCTCGCAGGCCCGCTCGGCGTGGCCGCTCTCGCGATGATTGCCGATTTCGATCGCGCGTTCACCATCTTCCACGCGCTGTTCTTTGAAGGCGACACGTGGCTCTTCCCCCTGGGTGAATTGCTGATAGAGCTGTTCCCGCTGCCGTTTTGGATCGTCTCGGGCGCCTCGTGGGGGGCGCTCGTGGCGCTCGGAGCGGTAATTCTCGGTGTTACCGCCCGGCAGGTTAGGGCGCGAGTGGGTACCGGTGATGCATCACAAGTGTGA